One Antarctobacter heliothermus DNA segment encodes these proteins:
- the hemP gene encoding hemin uptake protein HemP, producing the protein MGMISTPSTKGTVFETLPVYEALELTEGGDLARIRLSDQIYTLRITRAGKLILTK; encoded by the coding sequence ATGGGCATGATTTCCACCCCGTCCACCAAAGGCACCGTTTTCGAGACCCTCCCCGTCTACGAGGCACTTGAACTGACCGAAGGCGGAGACCTTGCCCGCATCCGGCTGTCCGACCAGATATACACCCTGCGCATCACCCGCGCTGGCAAGTTGATCCTCACCAAATGA
- a CDS encoding imelysin family protein, whose protein sequence is MKRLNTLTATSALCLAAGFGSAAIAETAQADVLTTYADIAEATYGDSLIAAQRLQAAVDALIATPSAESLETAKAAWLAARVPYQQSEVFRFGNAIVDDWEGKVNAWPLDEGLIDYVDMSYGGPTDENAFAALNVVASSELTLSGATVDATDITPALLSDTLHEADGVEANVATGYHAIEFLLWGQDLNGHAAGAGNRPWTDYAQGDACTNDNCDRRGDYLKAATDLLVSDLEWMAAQWAEGGAARAEVMADEAAGITAMLTGMGSLSYGEQAGERMRLGLMLNDPEEEHDCFSDNTHNSHYYDGLGVQNVYLGEYVRIDGTLISGPSLSDLVAEADVALDTEMKTKLSGTMMALGRIKSAAEAGFSYDMMLDRDSTAGEALVMGGVNGLIDQTRSIERVVATLGVDSIAFEGSDSLDDPDAVFQ, encoded by the coding sequence GTGAAACGCCTAAACACCCTGACCGCCACCAGCGCGCTCTGCCTTGCCGCAGGTTTCGGCAGCGCCGCCATCGCCGAGACCGCCCAGGCCGATGTTCTGACCACCTATGCCGACATCGCAGAGGCCACCTATGGTGACAGCCTGATCGCCGCCCAGCGCCTGCAGGCCGCTGTTGATGCGCTGATCGCCACGCCGTCGGCAGAATCCCTGGAAACGGCAAAGGCCGCTTGGTTGGCCGCACGCGTGCCCTATCAGCAAAGCGAGGTCTTTCGTTTCGGCAATGCCATCGTCGATGACTGGGAGGGCAAGGTGAACGCATGGCCGCTGGACGAGGGCCTGATCGACTATGTCGACATGTCCTACGGCGGCCCGACCGATGAAAACGCCTTTGCCGCGCTCAACGTCGTGGCCTCATCGGAACTGACCCTGTCGGGCGCAACCGTTGACGCGACTGACATCACCCCCGCCCTGCTGTCCGACACCCTGCACGAGGCGGACGGAGTCGAGGCAAACGTGGCCACCGGCTATCACGCCATTGAATTCCTGCTCTGGGGTCAGGATCTGAACGGCCACGCAGCGGGCGCTGGCAACCGTCCTTGGACAGACTATGCGCAGGGCGACGCTTGCACCAACGACAACTGCGACCGCCGAGGCGATTACCTCAAGGCTGCGACCGATCTGCTGGTGTCCGACCTAGAGTGGATGGCCGCGCAATGGGCCGAAGGCGGCGCCGCACGGGCCGAGGTTATGGCCGATGAGGCCGCAGGCATCACCGCAATGCTGACAGGCATGGGATCGCTGTCCTACGGCGAGCAGGCAGGGGAACGGATGCGTCTTGGCCTGATGCTGAATGACCCAGAGGAAGAGCACGACTGTTTCTCCGACAACACGCACAACAGCCACTACTACGACGGTTTGGGCGTCCAGAACGTCTATCTGGGCGAATATGTGCGCATCGACGGCACGCTGATCTCTGGCCCCTCGTTGTCGGATCTGGTGGCAGAAGCCGACGTCGCACTGGACACCGAGATGAAAACGAAACTGTCAGGTACCATGATGGCACTGGGGCGGATCAAAAGCGCCGCAGAGGCCGGGTTCAGCTATGACATGATGCTTGATCGCGACTCGACCGCTGGTGAAGCGTTGGTCATGGGCGGCGTCAACGGTCTGATCGACCAGACCCGCAGCATCGAACGCGTCGTCGCCACGCTGGGTGTCGATTCGATCGCCTTTGAAGGGTCCGACAGCCTCGACGACCCCGACGCCGTCTTCCAGTAA
- a CDS encoding 4Fe-4S binding protein, translating to MAKSLVTCDCLGTMALDTEQLSRTTGLEVRRPCSALCTSQIDRAALALEGGDTFFCCTQESAVFEGLAEELGMTAPPVLDLRDRAGWTADTGSTVPKMSALIAEALLPAAPDRTLDVISEGLCLIIGASEVALPAADQLAPHLAVTVLLPEGAELPDTRAYDVVTGRLRQASGALGQFTVVIDALRQIEPGGRGSFTLTEPRDGGGSDCDILLDLRSETPLFPAHEKREGYLRADPGHAPAVAAAVLAASHLVGTFEKPLYVRTEALLCAHSRAGQTGCTRCLDLCPTGAITPDGDHVTVDPMICAGCGACSAVCPSGAISYETPPVDLTMRRVQTLAKAFLDAGGAAPRLLVHDAHGAEMIRLSSRHGRGLPADVVPLELPALGAFGHAEAVAALAAGFSSVTLLPGPGTDRTALAPQVALASAIAGEARVGILDTPDPDAMSDALYDAIAPAPITAPVRPLGTRRQITRQAARALHSDATTLPLPEGAPYGAVLVDTDACTLCLSCVSLCPSGALGDNPDKPQLRFQEDACLQCGICATICPEKAITLEPRLDLSETALRQAVLNEEEPFACVECGSLFGSKSAIDRITEKLSGHAMFQSPEKLRMIQMCDDCRVKTQMGATDNPFAGAERPRPRTTDDYLSKRRDH from the coding sequence ATGGCCAAGTCATTGGTAACATGCGACTGTTTGGGCACAATGGCACTGGACACGGAACAGCTTTCCCGTACCACCGGGCTAGAGGTGCGCCGCCCCTGTTCTGCGCTCTGCACCAGTCAGATCGACCGCGCGGCCCTGGCGTTGGAAGGCGGCGACACATTTTTTTGTTGCACGCAGGAATCAGCGGTATTCGAGGGTCTGGCAGAGGAATTGGGCATGACTGCGCCTCCGGTGCTGGACTTGCGGGACCGGGCCGGATGGACCGCTGATACAGGGTCAACAGTACCCAAAATGTCCGCCCTGATCGCCGAGGCGCTACTTCCCGCTGCCCCGGACAGGACGTTGGACGTGATCTCAGAGGGGTTATGCCTGATCATCGGCGCGTCAGAGGTGGCGCTGCCCGCCGCAGACCAACTGGCCCCCCATCTGGCAGTCACGGTGTTATTGCCGGAAGGCGCAGAACTGCCCGACACCCGCGCCTATGACGTTGTGACCGGCCGCTTGCGGCAGGCCAGTGGCGCGCTGGGACAGTTTACCGTAGTGATCGACGCACTGCGCCAGATCGAGCCGGGCGGGCGCGGCAGTTTCACCCTGACAGAGCCGCGTGACGGGGGCGGGTCGGATTGCGACATACTGCTGGATCTGCGCAGCGAAACACCGCTCTTTCCGGCCCATGAGAAACGCGAAGGCTATTTGCGTGCCGACCCCGGCCATGCGCCCGCCGTGGCGGCGGCGGTTCTGGCCGCATCGCATTTGGTCGGCACCTTTGAAAAGCCGCTTTATGTGCGGACAGAGGCGCTGCTGTGTGCCCATTCGCGCGCGGGCCAGACCGGCTGCACCCGCTGTCTGGACCTGTGCCCGACGGGGGCGATCACCCCGGACGGCGACCATGTGACCGTCGATCCGATGATCTGCGCGGGCTGTGGCGCCTGTTCGGCGGTCTGCCCCTCTGGCGCGATCAGCTATGAGACACCCCCGGTGGATCTGACGATGCGCCGGGTGCAGACCTTGGCCAAGGCCTTCCTTGACGCGGGCGGTGCGGCACCGCGCCTGTTGGTGCATGACGCCCACGGGGCAGAGATGATCCGCCTGTCGTCCCGGCACGGACGCGGGTTGCCCGCCGACGTTGTGCCACTGGAACTGCCCGCGCTTGGTGCCTTTGGCCATGCCGAGGCGGTCGCCGCATTGGCCGCCGGATTCTCGTCTGTCACCCTGCTGCCCGGCCCCGGCACCGACCGCACGGCACTGGCGCCTCAGGTCGCGCTAGCCAGCGCCATTGCCGGAGAGGCCCGCGTGGGCATTCTGGACACGCCCGACCCTGACGCGATGAGCGATGCGCTCTACGACGCCATCGCCCCGGCCCCGATCACCGCCCCTGTCCGTCCGCTGGGCACCCGCAGACAAATCACCCGGCAGGCAGCCCGCGCGCTGCACTCTGATGCCACCACCCTGCCCTTGCCAGAGGGCGCACCCTATGGCGCGGTGCTGGTCGATACCGATGCCTGCACGCTTTGCCTGTCTTGTGTGTCCCTCTGCCCTTCTGGCGCTCTGGGCGACAACCCCGACAAGCCCCAGTTGCGGTTTCAGGAAGACGCCTGCCTGCAATGCGGCATCTGCGCGACCATCTGCCCGGAAAAGGCCATAACGCTGGAGCCGCGCCTAGACCTGAGCGAAACAGCCCTGCGCCAAGCGGTGCTGAATGAGGAAGAGCCCTTTGCCTGCGTCGAGTGTGGATCGTTGTTCGGGTCGAAATCCGCCATCGACCGGATCACCGAAAAGCTGTCTGGCCACGCGATGTTCCAAAGCCCGGAAAAGCTGCGGATGATCCAGATGTGTGACGATTGCCGGGTCAAGACGCAGATGGGGGCCACGGACAACCCCTTTGCGGGCGCAGAACGGCCCCGTCCGCGCACGACTGATGATTATCTGTCCAAGCGCCGGGATCACTGA
- a CDS encoding (2Fe-2S)-binding protein, whose protein sequence is MIVCHCMNITDHDIRSAMEWMRAADPETLITPRKVYRALGKSADCGGCMPLFLDTLKAHKTVLVPNLRKPEPTLKPAASTEGSDTCKAIQKSSTI, encoded by the coding sequence ATGATTGTTTGTCATTGCATGAATATCACCGATCACGACATCCGTTCCGCTATGGAATGGATGCGGGCGGCGGACCCCGAAACCCTTATCACCCCGCGCAAGGTCTATCGCGCGCTGGGAAAATCGGCTGACTGTGGCGGCTGTATGCCGCTCTTCCTTGACACACTGAAAGCGCATAAAACCGTGTTGGTTCCCAACCTGCGCAAGCCAGAGCCCACGCTCAAGCCAGCCGCATCCACAGAAGGATCTGACACTTGCAAGGCGATACAAAAGTCATCGACTATCTGA
- a CDS encoding cytochrome c — MSPRVAYSLGGLALCLSICPTLPAAQENRSVRLHAPSALVDSGLIKHILPRFTLKTRVRVELVPDPATADIALGDSGDPLFAGLDAIWHLRVQGDHAGAARLADWLGSEVGANTVASFAPDGAALFGPPPDTADVEVVVTYDGDAKLGHKVSRAKCTRCHVIDEATRGFGIGSTPSFMVLRAFADWEERFYAFYTLNPHPAFTIIDGLTLPFPANRPSPIAPVKLTLEEVEAIVAFVAALQAADLGAPLIHQ, encoded by the coding sequence ATGAGCCCGCGTGTCGCCTATTCCCTTGGTGGACTGGCCCTGTGCCTGTCCATCTGTCCGACTCTCCCTGCCGCGCAGGAAAACCGCTCCGTCCGTTTGCATGCGCCCTCTGCACTGGTCGACAGTGGCCTCATCAAACATATTCTGCCACGCTTCACGCTCAAGACGCGCGTCCGTGTCGAATTGGTCCCTGACCCGGCGACGGCGGATATTGCGCTGGGCGACAGCGGCGACCCGCTGTTTGCCGGGCTGGATGCCATCTGGCACCTGCGGGTGCAAGGGGACCACGCCGGGGCCGCGCGTTTGGCCGATTGGCTGGGGTCCGAGGTTGGTGCAAACACGGTGGCCAGCTTTGCCCCCGATGGCGCGGCGCTGTTCGGCCCGCCGCCCGACACCGCAGACGTCGAAGTTGTCGTGACCTATGACGGCGACGCCAAGCTGGGTCACAAGGTCAGCCGCGCCAAATGCACCCGCTGTCATGTGATCGACGAGGCGACGCGCGGCTTTGGTATCGGCTCTACCCCCAGCTTCATGGTGCTGCGTGCCTTTGCCGATTGGGAGGAACGGTTCTACGCCTTTTACACGTTGAACCCGCATCCTGCCTTTACCATCATCGACGGACTGACGCTGCCCTTTCCCGCCAACCGCCCGTCGCCCATCGCGCCGGTCAAGCTGACGCTGGAAGAGGTCGAGGCGATTGTTGCCTTCGTCGCCGCCTTGCAGGCCGCCGATCTGGGGGCACCGTTGATCCATCAGTGA
- a CDS encoding DUF6494 family protein, whose protein sequence is MSEDFNMSMRKFLKQVGVTSQQAIEEAMRDADTGGKTFPVKAVITIPELGLTHEVTGEIKGQE, encoded by the coding sequence ATGAGCGAAGACTTCAACATGTCGATGCGCAAGTTCCTCAAACAGGTCGGCGTGACCTCACAGCAAGCCATCGAAGAGGCGATGCGTGACGCAGACACCGGCGGCAAGACGTTCCCAGTCAAGGCCGTCATCACCATCCCCGAACTGGGTCTGACCCACGAGGTGACAGGCGAGATCAAGGGGCAGGAATGA
- a CDS encoding sensor histidine kinase, whose translation MDRSTTERPRRALARAPSVRLRLLVLALAPLTVLMPLLLLLGMTRWTSAYDALLIANVDSDLRIAEQYLARIMTTTGDELTGVAESAEFARVLADNGVALTSYLGEKREALALDFLYYLPEAQAIDAPSRWPVIVAGLNGEPATEIDIFSGTELAAFPGQLDLRARIPLIETEAAVPTNRTVEDRGMVVHSAAPVSVNGGQGVLVGGILLNRNLQFIDTINALVYLNPVTGGERQGTATLFLEDVRVSTNVRLFEDVRALGTRVSAVVRQGVLGNGQTWLDRAFVVNDWYISGYLPVTDSFGERVGMLYVGFLEAPFTAAKRRAVLWMLAAFVGVLILSVPLFLTLARGIFAPLERITRTMQRVGAGDLSARYGDVGARDEIGQVAAHLDDLLGQVQDRDARLRAWGNELNVRVEERTAELREANAKLEETYRQLVMNEKLASIGEITAGVAHEINNPVAVIQGNVDVIRETLGDKSAAVKTELDLVDRQVARIDAMVGKLLQFARPGEFHAYDDVVSLTPLVEDCLLLVEHVLSKSAITVDTRLEATPEVRADPGEMQQVIINLIMNAAQAMGQNGRLTLSLTAETRDGRDGTCLSVQDSGPGLPEGLAEAVFDPFFTTKHGEGTGLGLSISQTLVQRAGGLITATNAPDGGALFRVWVPAA comes from the coding sequence ATGGATCGCTCGACGACTGAACGCCCCCGACGCGCGCTGGCGCGCGCGCCCTCGGTGCGTCTGCGCCTTTTGGTGCTGGCGCTGGCGCCGCTTACCGTGCTGATGCCGCTTTTGTTGCTTCTCGGGATGACCCGTTGGACCAGCGCCTATGACGCGCTGCTGATTGCCAATGTCGATTCCGATCTGCGCATCGCAGAACAGTACCTCGCCCGGATCATGACGACCACTGGGGATGAACTGACCGGCGTCGCCGAAAGCGCCGAGTTCGCCCGTGTACTGGCCGACAACGGGGTGGCATTGACCAGCTACCTTGGCGAAAAGCGCGAAGCGCTGGCACTGGACTTCCTCTATTACCTCCCCGAGGCACAGGCCATTGATGCGCCTTCACGCTGGCCGGTGATCGTTGCCGGGCTGAATGGGGAACCGGCGACGGAGATCGACATCTTTTCCGGCACCGAGCTTGCCGCCTTCCCTGGCCAGCTAGATCTGCGCGCCCGCATCCCCCTGATCGAGACCGAGGCCGCCGTGCCCACCAACCGCACCGTCGAGGACCGCGGCATGGTTGTGCACTCTGCCGCTCCTGTTTCGGTGAATGGCGGGCAAGGCGTTTTGGTCGGCGGCATCCTGTTGAACCGCAATCTGCAATTCATCGACACGATCAACGCGCTGGTCTACCTCAACCCCGTCACCGGGGGCGAACGGCAGGGCACCGCAACCCTGTTCCTAGAGGACGTTCGCGTCTCAACCAACGTGCGCCTGTTCGAGGACGTGCGCGCCTTGGGCACTCGTGTGTCGGCGGTTGTCCGACAAGGCGTGTTGGGCAATGGCCAAACATGGCTGGACCGGGCCTTTGTGGTGAATGACTGGTACATCTCGGGGTATCTGCCGGTGACCGACAGCTTTGGTGAGCGCGTTGGGATGCTGTATGTTGGCTTTCTCGAAGCGCCGTTTACGGCTGCGAAACGGCGCGCGGTTTTGTGGATGCTGGCAGCTTTTGTTGGGGTGCTGATCCTGTCGGTGCCGTTGTTCCTGACATTGGCGCGCGGCATCTTTGCGCCGCTGGAGCGGATCACACGGACCATGCAGCGGGTGGGCGCGGGCGATCTGTCCGCGCGGTACGGCGATGTCGGCGCGCGCGATGAGATTGGTCAAGTGGCGGCGCATCTGGATGACCTTCTGGGACAGGTGCAGGACCGCGATGCACGGCTGCGCGCTTGGGGCAATGAACTGAATGTGCGGGTCGAGGAACGCACGGCAGAGTTGCGCGAGGCCAACGCCAAGCTGGAGGAGACCTATCGCCAATTGGTGATGAACGAGAAACTCGCCTCGATCGGGGAAATCACTGCCGGTGTCGCCCATGAGATCAACAATCCGGTGGCGGTCATTCAGGGCAATGTCGACGTGATCCGCGAAACGCTGGGTGACAAGTCCGCAGCGGTCAAGACAGAGCTGGATCTGGTCGACCGTCAGGTCGCCCGAATTGACGCCATGGTGGGCAAACTGCTGCAATTCGCTCGACCCGGAGAGTTCCACGCCTATGACGACGTCGTGTCGCTGACGCCCTTGGTCGAGGATTGCCTGTTGTTGGTCGAACACGTCCTGTCCAAAAGCGCGATCACCGTGGACACCCGGCTAGAGGCAACGCCCGAGGTCCGCGCCGATCCCGGAGAGATGCAGCAGGTCATCATCAATCTGATTATGAACGCGGCGCAGGCGATGGGGCAAAACGGGCGGCTGACGCTCAGCCTGACGGCTGAGACCCGCGACGGTCGGGACGGAACCTGCCTGAGCGTTCAGGACAGCGGCCCCGGCCTGCCCGAAGGTCTGGCAGAGGCGGTGTTTGATCCGTTCTTCACCACCAAACACGGCGAAGGCACCGGGTTGGGTCTGTCGATCTCACAGACGCTTGTGCAACGCGCGGGCGGGCTGATCACCGCGACAAATGCCCCCGACGGTGGCGCATTATTCCGGGTCTGGGTGCCTGCCGCCTGA
- a CDS encoding Mrp/NBP35 family ATP-binding protein, with protein sequence MTDVALGRDAVLEVLKGITDPVAGSDIVASGVMRALNVEGGTVRFVMEIAPQHAKAYEAVKAQAETLLRALPGVDKVAIVLTGHAEKAPPPDLGLKKKADPTGPQKIPGVDHIIAIASGKGGVGKSTVSSNLACALAAQGRRVGLLDADVYGPSQPRMLGVSGRPASPDGKTILPLRNHGVTMMSIGLLTNEDQAVVWRGPMLMGALQQMMNQVQWGALDVLIVDLPPGTGDVQMTLSQKFQIDGAVVVSTPQDVALLDARKGIDMFNQLKVPILGMVENMSTHICSNCGHEEHVFGHGGVAAEAAKLGVPLLAEVPLDLQIRLASDGGAPIVASQPDSAQAQAFHAIAKALVDRGVA encoded by the coding sequence ATGACCGACGTGGCATTGGGGCGCGACGCCGTCCTTGAGGTGCTCAAGGGCATCACGGACCCGGTGGCAGGCAGCGACATCGTCGCCAGCGGCGTGATGCGCGCCCTGAACGTCGAGGGCGGCACGGTGCGCTTCGTTATGGAAATCGCACCACAGCATGCCAAGGCGTATGAGGCGGTCAAAGCGCAGGCAGAGACGCTGTTGCGCGCACTTCCGGGTGTGGACAAGGTTGCCATCGTGCTGACCGGCCATGCGGAAAAGGCCCCGCCACCCGACCTAGGGCTTAAGAAAAAGGCCGACCCGACCGGCCCGCAAAAGATCCCCGGTGTGGACCACATCATCGCCATTGCCTCTGGCAAGGGCGGCGTCGGCAAATCGACCGTGTCGTCCAACCTCGCCTGTGCTCTGGCGGCGCAGGGACGGCGCGTGGGTCTGCTGGATGCGGATGTCTACGGGCCGTCGCAGCCGCGGATGCTGGGCGTTTCGGGGCGTCCTGCCTCGCCCGACGGCAAGACCATCCTGCCGCTGCGCAACCACGGCGTCACCATGATGTCGATTGGCCTGCTGACCAATGAGGATCAGGCCGTGGTCTGGCGCGGTCCGATGCTGATGGGCGCCTTGCAGCAGATGATGAATCAGGTGCAATGGGGCGCGCTGGATGTGCTAATCGTCGACCTGCCACCCGGCACCGGCGACGTGCAAATGACCCTATCGCAGAAGTTCCAGATCGACGGCGCCGTGGTGGTCAGCACGCCGCAGGACGTGGCCTTGCTGGATGCCCGCAAGGGGATCGACATGTTTAATCAGCTCAAGGTGCCAATCCTTGGTATGGTGGAAAACATGAGCACGCATATCTGTTCCAACTGCGGCCACGAGGAACATGTCTTTGGCCATGGCGGTGTCGCCGCCGAGGCGGCCAAACTGGGGGTTCCCCTGCTGGCCGAGGTGCCTCTGGACCTGCAAATCCGGCTGGCCTCGGACGGTGGCGCGCCCATCGTGGCGAGCCAGCCCGACAGTGCTCAGGCGCAGGCGTTCCATGCCATCGCAAAGGCGTTGGTCGACCGGGGCGTGGCATGA
- a CDS encoding DUF6505 family protein, translating into MKLARAIHFDESDMNVFASPARTGEWCVSGGFEFSNWTEGDLSGKARQAFANGWFGLETGGRVTFVAVTVVEPAEVEALTTLLAQHFVTYYGAPSVEAAHPVAADEVAHMADLCEDHDANTLLTVARELTPSGVREAFRTIEAQAAGLEQFALHGSLDD; encoded by the coding sequence ATGAAACTGGCCCGCGCAATCCACTTTGACGAAAGTGACATGAATGTCTTTGCCAGCCCCGCACGCACCGGCGAATGGTGTGTTTCTGGCGGGTTCGAATTCTCCAACTGGACCGAAGGAGACCTGAGCGGCAAGGCGCGTCAGGCATTTGCAAACGGCTGGTTTGGGCTGGAAACCGGAGGGCGTGTGACCTTTGTCGCGGTGACGGTGGTCGAACCGGCAGAGGTAGAGGCCCTGACCACCCTGCTGGCGCAGCATTTCGTGACCTACTACGGCGCGCCCTCGGTCGAGGCGGCGCACCCCGTGGCCGCAGATGAAGTCGCGCACATGGCAGATCTTTGCGAGGATCACGACGCCAACACCCTGTTGACCGTCGCGCGTGAATTGACCCCGTCAGGTGTGCGAGAAGCGTTCCGCACAATCGAGGCGCAGGCCGCAGGGCTTGAGCAGTTTGCCCTCCATGGATCGCTCGACGACTGA
- a CDS encoding biotin/lipoate--protein ligase family protein translates to MSLPSEPLTFPPAMSGEEVGGDPFDGAVMRSVRGCDAGLVCYRTAADRMGAALVFTPEVPLAQAMAMLPLCGVGFQNALGALAPPEVAVHLAWAGGILINGASCGAFRVCASTRDPDAVPDWLVVGFDLPLILSAVPGDVPDQTALYEEGCADVEPGALVESWARHTLNWVARWEDEGTKPLHAEWRGLAHGMGETVVQDGRPGTFLGVDEDFGMLLRDTDTTHLIPLTSLLEEAP, encoded by the coding sequence ATGAGCCTGCCGTCGGAACCGCTGACCTTCCCCCCCGCCATGAGCGGTGAAGAAGTCGGTGGCGATCCATTCGACGGCGCGGTGATGCGGTCGGTCCGGGGCTGCGATGCCGGGCTGGTCTGCTATCGCACCGCCGCTGACCGCATGGGGGCCGCGCTGGTCTTTACGCCAGAGGTACCTCTGGCACAGGCGATGGCGATGCTGCCGCTCTGCGGTGTCGGGTTCCAGAATGCCCTTGGCGCTCTGGCCCCGCCGGAGGTGGCAGTGCATCTGGCTTGGGCGGGCGGCATCCTGATCAACGGGGCATCATGCGGGGCGTTCCGGGTCTGCGCCTCGACCCGGGACCCGGATGCCGTTCCCGACTGGCTGGTGGTGGGGTTCGACCTGCCGCTGATCCTGTCCGCCGTGCCCGGCGATGTGCCCGACCAGACTGCGCTATACGAAGAAGGCTGCGCCGATGTCGAACCCGGCGCGCTTGTGGAATCCTGGGCGCGGCATACACTGAACTGGGTCGCCCGCTGGGAGGATGAAGGCACGAAACCTCTGCACGCGGAATGGCGCGGACTGGCGCATGGCATGGGCGAAACAGTCGTGCAGGATGGCCGCCCCGGCACGTTCCTCGGCGTGGATGAGGATTTTGGCATGCTCTTGCGCGACACGGACACCACGCACCTGATCCCACTGACGTCGCTCTTGGAGGAAGCCCCATGA